The Caldisericum sp. genome segment TTAAGCTCATAAAAATACCACCAATCTTTCTTACCATCATTGCTCTTGATTTTCGCCTCTCTCTGTCTCTCCTGCTCCTGCTTTTCCTTCTCCTGCTCTTTTCTCTGCTCCTCTTTCTCCAATTCTGCAATAAGTTTCTCTGGTGTTTTCCCCGTTCTCACCTCCTTTATAATTCTCACAATTGGCTTGTCTGGATATTTCCAATTAAGAGTCTTTGGAAGCCTTCTTGCATGGTTTCCGTCCAAACTCGCAGGATCACTCCCAAAGTACTCCTGCAACAACCTCTGCAATCGTGTCCGCTCTTCAAGCGTTTTCGCTTTCTGCAAAAATATATGCGCTTGGTATTTCCCTGGGCTAGTCTGTACTATGATGGTATTTGAAGGCAGTTTCTCAAGGTTTTCCTCTGGCACATCGTCCAGGAATAACACTGCTTGGAGATCGCTTATAGGCTTAAAGTAAATGTTTTCCTTCTTTATATTCATAAAATACCAAACTCGCTTTCTATTCAGCTCCTTTACGTCGTGTATCGTTTGCAATCGCATGGCCTCTTTTTTCTCCAAATTTATGCTCCAGATCTCTATCTCTCCAACCTGTCCCTGGATAAAATACCTTATAAGAAGATCAACCTTCATTTACGCACCTCACTTTGAGTTTTTCAGATTCTGCGCTATAATTAAAAATAGCGGAGGCTCTCATTCCCGTGTCTGCCTCCCTTTTTTATTTGCACTGCCTTTTTTTTCTACGCATCTTTAAACTCCAATTTTATGTATTTCTCTATTTCGCTTTTCGGGATTCTCCACTGCCTGCCAACTCGTACAGCCTGGATTTTTCCAACCTTCATAAGTCTGTAAATTGTTCTAAAACTTACATGTAGTATTTCTGCAACCTCATTTACGCTATACATTCTTTCTACTTGCTCCATATCTTTCACCTCCAGCATATTATAACATACTTTTGCAATCTGTCAATAATATGGTATTACTGTATCACTCTGACATTAAAACGTTGGCGTCATCGAGTCACTAACATCTTTTTTAATTAAATCTGTATTAACATTAGATTTTGTATTCTTTAAATGTTAAAAAATATTGTTTGTTTATCTAGTTCATCTTTTTTATTTCTTTTTATTTCCGTAATTTCGCCATTTAACCTCTTCAATATGATCTCGTAATACTCTTTTGAAATCTCCATCGTTATGAAATTTCGCTTTAATCTTTTAGCAACTGCTGCGGTAGTGCCTGTTCCACCGAACGGGTCCAATACTAAGTCTCCCTCGTTAGAACTTGCTTTAATAAT includes the following:
- a CDS encoding helix-turn-helix domain-containing protein; this encodes MEQVERMYSVNEVAEILHVSFRTIYRLMKVGKIQAVRVGRQWRIPKSEIEKYIKLEFKDA